One Panicum virgatum strain AP13 chromosome 3N, P.virgatum_v5, whole genome shotgun sequence DNA segment encodes these proteins:
- the LOC120666134 gene encoding nuclear pore complex protein NUP1-like isoform X3 produces MEPRGYDYGGSSGAGGKIRRRPPSRTAATSPYARPAPAPSPVAAAASPGSGWLSRIIAAGTSRLLPSLFRKPPPQLTAPAPPPPPQLTAPAPSPPPELVGESPSRVWLPETRREALDALPSSLPPPLEVSPLQCTEDDLPEGEENIEAIANDNLCTQGPQNPAKEKEDMLRNSENHRGMDLEELLKQKTFTRSEFEHLSKLLWSRTVGSSSLKPEDGSIRKMPISEQENGSRRPSLPVDFSIRTYSVSDQVASPAEIAKAYMGSKSSKGSPLRLRLHDPSMTITSIEGSMIQKVKPPTIPLLQRSRLQTSKISDRLESNNTTPNRSAIYKMSSSPYFKVLKRKSAIQNEMVSAGPVCRVHQRFNRTSPLLETRPGYRRYHGGHGSQLDEGSKQLARTQKRRCLDKVGDATLGSLDDKAHANSFGQAPVQSAEMAANILKQLDTLVPAQKENMSELKQKHGNAVDFGNLISPEKEASEQNIQLGPPSVKDTPAVVTEKTVDATNKCDSEKAPTCSLRSHPPNLVLPSENNRNKMSIPSNGFTFPIQAGLGTHSVAPPTPTLASPPILPVEKQQSSAVLVATTSMESHIRISQSLKEEGSMLHKVDDKLNADNKPVPSKNSGQGASFTSNPVFNVVNSKPTSLSNVPRRMSNSNVSAIQPSNGSTNSASFQFAGSTISTTASKSTQSSSTGGSFTFSNTGVGSSAASNVFVSISQSVVSPSLASSGTGNSSAPFGFSPPFGIASSSAAMDKSKAVSSSTPFNFSQKFETATQDKSKTVSSSNPFSSSQQFGIASSAALDKSKAVGSSTPFGFSQQYGMASSSTAQDISKSVSAEPTVHFGNQNGHSANSSSLFTQSSVNNLSFKSSQMSNNGSSQSSADSQVGSAPLCSSNASSLFPQATGSGSTSVAATALPSSATSSGFGSSSASSTSPMFGSQLTTSVPSSFGMPNTGPATSLFSPTPSAVFSFTSSTPSIPNPSPTTPFGGPTFPATSPFGLPSSSPSTPTFSTPATQLASNTSFGLPSSLPSTPTFNTPATQFASNTSSSPGVFGFGQQSQASTGGFSMGTGGGGNDKSGRRIIRAKRRK; encoded by the exons ATGGAGCCCCGGGGCTATGACTACGGCGGCAGCTCGGGCGCAGGCGGcaagatccgccgccgccctccctctcGCACTGCCGCCACCTCTCCCTACGCGCGCCCCGCCCCCGCTCCTTCgccggtcgcggcggcggcttcgccgGGCAGCGGGTGGTTATCCCGGATCATCGCCGCCGGCACCTCTCGCCTTCTCCCTTCCTTATTCCGCAAGCCGCCGCCCCAGCTTaccgcgccggccccgccgcctcctcctcagcTCACCGCGCCggccccttcgccgccgccagagCTGGTCGGGGAGTCGCCGTCGCGCGTCTGGTTGCCCGAGACGCGCCGGGAGGCGCTGGACGCGCTGCCCTCGTCACTGCCTCCACCGTTAG AAGTTTCCCCCCTGCAATGTACAGAGGATGATCTTCCAGAAGGTGAAGAAAACATTGAAGCCATCGCCAATGAT AATCTATGCACTCAAGGTCCTCAAAATCCTGCCAAGGAAAAAGAAGACATGCTGAGAAATTCTGAAAACCATCGTGGTATGGATCTTGAAGAATTATTGAAGCAGAAAACTTTTACAAG GAGCGAATTTGAACATTTGTCCAAGTTGTTATGGTCTAGAACTGTTGGATCAAGTTCATTGAAGCCAGAAGATGGTAGCATTAGGAAAATGCCTATTTCTGAGCAGGAAAATGGATCCAGACGCCCCAGCTTACCTGTTGATTTCTCCATCAGAACATACAGTGTTTCT GACCAAGTTGCCTCGCCAGCAGAAATTGCGAAAGCATATATGGGTTCAAAATCTTCTAAAGGGTCTCCTCTACGTCTTAGATTGCATGATCCCTCTATGACTATCACATCAATTGAAGGTAGTATGATACAAAAAGTTAAACCTCCCACAATCCCACTTCTCCAAAGATCAAGATTGCAAACATCCAAAATTTCTGATCGTCTTGAAAGCAACAATACAACTCCGAATAGATCGGCAATCTACAAAATGTCATCATCTCCTTATTTTAAG GTCTTGAAGAGAAAGAGTGCTATCCAAAATGAGATGGTATCTGCTGGTCCTGTGTGCAGAGTGCATCAAAGATTTAACAGAACATCACCTCTGTTGGAAACACGGCCAGGTTACCGTAGATATCATGGAGGCCATGGAAGCCAACTTGATGAAGGTTCTAAGCAATTGGCACGAACTCAAAAGCGTCGTTGTTTGGATAAAGTTGGTGATGCAACTCTTGGCAGCTTAGACGACAAAGCTCACGCGAACAGTTTCGGTCAGGCTCCAGTGCAGTCAGCTGAGATGGCTGCTAATATACTGAAGCAGCTTGACACATTAGTTCCTGCACAGAAGGAAAACATGTCAGAACTCAAACAGAAACATGGAAATGCTGTAGATTTCGGGAATCTTATTTCTCCAGAAAAAGAAGCATCAGAACAGAATATCCAGTTGGGACCTCCATCTGTTAAGGATACACCGGCTGTAGTGACTGAAAAGACTGTTGATGCTACAAACAAGTGTGATAGTGAAAAGGCTCCAACATGTTCATTGAGAAGCCATCCTCCTAATCTGGTATTACCGAGTGAAAATAACCGAAACAAAATGTCAATTCCATCAAATGGTTTTACCTTCCCCATCCAAGCTGGCCTTGGTACCCACTCTGTGGCCCCTCCAACACCTACATTGGCATCTCCACCTATACTGCCTGTTGAGAAGCAGCAATCTTCAGCAGTATTGGTTGCAACTACTTCCATGGAAAGTCATATCAG GATTTCGCAATCTCTTAAAGAAGAAGGGTCAATGTTGCATAAAGTTGACGACAAATTAAATGCAGATAATAAACCAGTGCCTTCTAAGAATTCTGGGCAAGGTGCATCTTTCACAAGTAACCCTGTATTTAATGTTGTCAATTCGAAGCCTACATCCTTAAGCAATGTCCCTAGGCGTATGTCAAACTCTAATGTCTCAGCTATACAACCTTCTAATGGATCAACCAACTCAGCTTCGTTTCAATTTGCTGGATCTACCATCTCCACCACAGCTTCAAAGTCTACACAGAGTAGTTCAACTGGAGGCAGTTTTACTTTCTCCAATACTGGTGTGGGTAGTTCGGCGGCCTCAAATGTTTTTGTGAGCATTTCTCAATCTGTTGTGTCACCATCATTGGCATCATCTGGTACAGGAAACTCCAGTGCCCCTTTTGGATTCTCTCCACCCTTTGGGATTGCTAGCTCATCAGCTGCTATGGACAAATCTAAAGCAGTAAGCAGCAGTACCCCTTTTAATTTCTCCCAGAAGTTTGAAACTGCAACCCAGGACAAATCCAAAACAGTGAGCAGTAGTAACCCTTTTAGTTCCTCCCAGCAGTTTGGCATTGCAAGTTCTGCAGCTCTGGACAAATCCAAAGCAGTAGGCAGCAGTACCCCATTTGGCTTCTCCCAgcagtatggcatggcaagttCTTCAACTGCTCAGGATATATCCAAGTCTGTCTCTGCTGAACCCACAGTTCATTTTGGGAATCAGAATGGCCATTCGGCAAATAGTAGTTCACTGTTCACGCAGAGTTCAGTGAATAATTTGAGCTTCAAGTCTTCACAGATGTCAAATAATGGTAGCTCGCAAAGTTCTGCAGATTCACAAGTTGGTTCGGCACCTTTGTGTTCTAGTAACGCAAGCTCTCTATTTCCTCAGGCCACTGGTTCTGGTTCTACTTCTGTGGCTGCGACTGCTCTGCCATCTTCTGCTACAAGCTCAGGTTTTGGGTCCAGTTCAGCATCGTCAACATCACCAATGTTTGGCAGCCAATTGACTACATCTGTTCCGTCTTCATTTGGCATGCCAAATACTGGCCCTGCTACTTCACTTTTCAGTCCAACCCCAAGCGCTGTATTCTCATTCACTTCATCGACTCCTTCAATACCAAATCCATCTCCCACCACACCATTTGGTGGCCCTACTTTTCCGGCAACTTCACCTTTTGGCTTGCCAAGCAGCTCGCCATCAACTCCAACTTTCAGTACTCCTGCAACTCAGTTAGCTTCCAATACATCGTTTGGCTTGCCAAGCAGCTTGCCATCAACTCCAACTTTCAATACTCCTGCAACTCAGTTTGCTTCCAATACATCGTCCTCACCTGGAGTTTTTGGGTTTGGTCAGCAGAGTCAAGCTTCTACAGGTGGTTTCTCAATGGgcactggtggtggtggcaatGACAAGTCCGGCAGAAGAATTATCAGAGCTAAGAGAAGGAAATGA
- the LOC120666134 gene encoding nuclear pore complex protein NUP1-like isoform X1 — protein MEPRGYDYGGSSGAGGKIRRRPPSRTAATSPYARPAPAPSPVAAAASPGSGWLSRIIAAGTSRLLPSLFRKPPPQLTAPAPPPPPQLTAPAPSPPPELVGESPSRVWLPETRREALDALPSSLPPPLEVSPLQCTEDDLPEGEENIEAIANDNLCTQGPQNPAKEKEDMLRNSENHRGMDLEELLKQKTFTRSEFEHLSKLLWSRTVGSSSLKPEDGSIRKMPISEQENGSRRPSLPVDFSIRTYSVSDQVASPAEIAKAYMGSKSSKGSPLRLRLHDPSMTITSIEGSMIQKVKPPTIPLLQRSRLQTSKISDRLESNNTTPNRSAIYKMSSSPYFKSGVSSKDLFTTVSSPYYTPSSVHTFGRQVLKRKSAIQNEMVSAGPVCRVHQRFNRTSPLLETRPGYRRYHGGHGSQLDEGSKQLARTQKRRCLDKVGDATLGSLDDKAHANSFGQAPVQSAEMAANILKQLDTLVPAQKENMSELKQKHGNAVDFGNLISPEKEASEQNIQLGPPSVKDTPAVVTEKTVDATNKCDSEKAPTCSLRSHPPNLVLPSENNRNKMSIPSNGFTFPIQAGLGTHSVAPPTPTLASPPILPVEKQQSSAVLVATTSMESHIRISQSLKEEGSMLHKVDDKLNADNKPVPSKNSGQGASFTSNPVFNVVNSKPTSLSNVPRRMSNSNVSAIQPSNGSTNSASFQFAGSTISTTASKSTQSSSTGGSFTFSNTGVGSSAASNVFVSISQSVVSPSLASSGTGNSSAPFGFSPPFGIASSSAAMDKSKAVSSSTPFNFSQKFETATQDKSKTVSSSNPFSSSQQFGIASSAALDKSKAVGSSTPFGFSQQYGMASSSTAQDISKSVSAEPTVHFGNQNGHSANSSSLFTQSSVNNLSFKSSQMSNNGSSQSSADSQVGSAPLCSSNASSLFPQATGSGSTSVAATALPSSATSSGFGSSSASSTSPMFGSQLTTSVPSSFGMPNTGPATSLFSPTPSAVFSFTSSTPSIPNPSPTTPFGGPTFPATSPFGLPSSSPSTPTFSTPATQLASNTSFGLPSSLPSTPTFNTPATQFASNTSSSPGVFGFGQQSQASTGGFSMGTGGGGNDKSGRRIIRAKRRK, from the exons ATGGAGCCCCGGGGCTATGACTACGGCGGCAGCTCGGGCGCAGGCGGcaagatccgccgccgccctccctctcGCACTGCCGCCACCTCTCCCTACGCGCGCCCCGCCCCCGCTCCTTCgccggtcgcggcggcggcttcgccgGGCAGCGGGTGGTTATCCCGGATCATCGCCGCCGGCACCTCTCGCCTTCTCCCTTCCTTATTCCGCAAGCCGCCGCCCCAGCTTaccgcgccggccccgccgcctcctcctcagcTCACCGCGCCggccccttcgccgccgccagagCTGGTCGGGGAGTCGCCGTCGCGCGTCTGGTTGCCCGAGACGCGCCGGGAGGCGCTGGACGCGCTGCCCTCGTCACTGCCTCCACCGTTAG AAGTTTCCCCCCTGCAATGTACAGAGGATGATCTTCCAGAAGGTGAAGAAAACATTGAAGCCATCGCCAATGAT AATCTATGCACTCAAGGTCCTCAAAATCCTGCCAAGGAAAAAGAAGACATGCTGAGAAATTCTGAAAACCATCGTGGTATGGATCTTGAAGAATTATTGAAGCAGAAAACTTTTACAAG GAGCGAATTTGAACATTTGTCCAAGTTGTTATGGTCTAGAACTGTTGGATCAAGTTCATTGAAGCCAGAAGATGGTAGCATTAGGAAAATGCCTATTTCTGAGCAGGAAAATGGATCCAGACGCCCCAGCTTACCTGTTGATTTCTCCATCAGAACATACAGTGTTTCT GACCAAGTTGCCTCGCCAGCAGAAATTGCGAAAGCATATATGGGTTCAAAATCTTCTAAAGGGTCTCCTCTACGTCTTAGATTGCATGATCCCTCTATGACTATCACATCAATTGAAGGTAGTATGATACAAAAAGTTAAACCTCCCACAATCCCACTTCTCCAAAGATCAAGATTGCAAACATCCAAAATTTCTGATCGTCTTGAAAGCAACAATACAACTCCGAATAGATCGGCAATCTACAAAATGTCATCATCTCCTTATTTTAAG AGTGGTGTTTCATCGAAGGATTTATTTACTACTGTATCTTCGCCTTATTATACTCCGAGTAGTGTTCATACTTTTGGCAGGCAG GTCTTGAAGAGAAAGAGTGCTATCCAAAATGAGATGGTATCTGCTGGTCCTGTGTGCAGAGTGCATCAAAGATTTAACAGAACATCACCTCTGTTGGAAACACGGCCAGGTTACCGTAGATATCATGGAGGCCATGGAAGCCAACTTGATGAAGGTTCTAAGCAATTGGCACGAACTCAAAAGCGTCGTTGTTTGGATAAAGTTGGTGATGCAACTCTTGGCAGCTTAGACGACAAAGCTCACGCGAACAGTTTCGGTCAGGCTCCAGTGCAGTCAGCTGAGATGGCTGCTAATATACTGAAGCAGCTTGACACATTAGTTCCTGCACAGAAGGAAAACATGTCAGAACTCAAACAGAAACATGGAAATGCTGTAGATTTCGGGAATCTTATTTCTCCAGAAAAAGAAGCATCAGAACAGAATATCCAGTTGGGACCTCCATCTGTTAAGGATACACCGGCTGTAGTGACTGAAAAGACTGTTGATGCTACAAACAAGTGTGATAGTGAAAAGGCTCCAACATGTTCATTGAGAAGCCATCCTCCTAATCTGGTATTACCGAGTGAAAATAACCGAAACAAAATGTCAATTCCATCAAATGGTTTTACCTTCCCCATCCAAGCTGGCCTTGGTACCCACTCTGTGGCCCCTCCAACACCTACATTGGCATCTCCACCTATACTGCCTGTTGAGAAGCAGCAATCTTCAGCAGTATTGGTTGCAACTACTTCCATGGAAAGTCATATCAG GATTTCGCAATCTCTTAAAGAAGAAGGGTCAATGTTGCATAAAGTTGACGACAAATTAAATGCAGATAATAAACCAGTGCCTTCTAAGAATTCTGGGCAAGGTGCATCTTTCACAAGTAACCCTGTATTTAATGTTGTCAATTCGAAGCCTACATCCTTAAGCAATGTCCCTAGGCGTATGTCAAACTCTAATGTCTCAGCTATACAACCTTCTAATGGATCAACCAACTCAGCTTCGTTTCAATTTGCTGGATCTACCATCTCCACCACAGCTTCAAAGTCTACACAGAGTAGTTCAACTGGAGGCAGTTTTACTTTCTCCAATACTGGTGTGGGTAGTTCGGCGGCCTCAAATGTTTTTGTGAGCATTTCTCAATCTGTTGTGTCACCATCATTGGCATCATCTGGTACAGGAAACTCCAGTGCCCCTTTTGGATTCTCTCCACCCTTTGGGATTGCTAGCTCATCAGCTGCTATGGACAAATCTAAAGCAGTAAGCAGCAGTACCCCTTTTAATTTCTCCCAGAAGTTTGAAACTGCAACCCAGGACAAATCCAAAACAGTGAGCAGTAGTAACCCTTTTAGTTCCTCCCAGCAGTTTGGCATTGCAAGTTCTGCAGCTCTGGACAAATCCAAAGCAGTAGGCAGCAGTACCCCATTTGGCTTCTCCCAgcagtatggcatggcaagttCTTCAACTGCTCAGGATATATCCAAGTCTGTCTCTGCTGAACCCACAGTTCATTTTGGGAATCAGAATGGCCATTCGGCAAATAGTAGTTCACTGTTCACGCAGAGTTCAGTGAATAATTTGAGCTTCAAGTCTTCACAGATGTCAAATAATGGTAGCTCGCAAAGTTCTGCAGATTCACAAGTTGGTTCGGCACCTTTGTGTTCTAGTAACGCAAGCTCTCTATTTCCTCAGGCCACTGGTTCTGGTTCTACTTCTGTGGCTGCGACTGCTCTGCCATCTTCTGCTACAAGCTCAGGTTTTGGGTCCAGTTCAGCATCGTCAACATCACCAATGTTTGGCAGCCAATTGACTACATCTGTTCCGTCTTCATTTGGCATGCCAAATACTGGCCCTGCTACTTCACTTTTCAGTCCAACCCCAAGCGCTGTATTCTCATTCACTTCATCGACTCCTTCAATACCAAATCCATCTCCCACCACACCATTTGGTGGCCCTACTTTTCCGGCAACTTCACCTTTTGGCTTGCCAAGCAGCTCGCCATCAACTCCAACTTTCAGTACTCCTGCAACTCAGTTAGCTTCCAATACATCGTTTGGCTTGCCAAGCAGCTTGCCATCAACTCCAACTTTCAATACTCCTGCAACTCAGTTTGCTTCCAATACATCGTCCTCACCTGGAGTTTTTGGGTTTGGTCAGCAGAGTCAAGCTTCTACAGGTGGTTTCTCAATGGgcactggtggtggtggcaatGACAAGTCCGGCAGAAGAATTATCAGAGCTAAGAGAAGGAAATGA
- the LOC120666134 gene encoding nuclear pore complex protein NUP1-like isoform X2: MEPRGYDYGGSSGAGGKIRRRPPSRTAATSPYARPAPAPSPVAAAASPGSGWLSRIIAAGTSRLLPSLFRKPPPQLTAPAPPPPPQLTAPAPSPPPELVGESPSRVWLPETRREALDALPSSLPPPLEDDLPEGEENIEAIANDNLCTQGPQNPAKEKEDMLRNSENHRGMDLEELLKQKTFTRSEFEHLSKLLWSRTVGSSSLKPEDGSIRKMPISEQENGSRRPSLPVDFSIRTYSVSDQVASPAEIAKAYMGSKSSKGSPLRLRLHDPSMTITSIEGSMIQKVKPPTIPLLQRSRLQTSKISDRLESNNTTPNRSAIYKMSSSPYFKSGVSSKDLFTTVSSPYYTPSSVHTFGRQVLKRKSAIQNEMVSAGPVCRVHQRFNRTSPLLETRPGYRRYHGGHGSQLDEGSKQLARTQKRRCLDKVGDATLGSLDDKAHANSFGQAPVQSAEMAANILKQLDTLVPAQKENMSELKQKHGNAVDFGNLISPEKEASEQNIQLGPPSVKDTPAVVTEKTVDATNKCDSEKAPTCSLRSHPPNLVLPSENNRNKMSIPSNGFTFPIQAGLGTHSVAPPTPTLASPPILPVEKQQSSAVLVATTSMESHIRISQSLKEEGSMLHKVDDKLNADNKPVPSKNSGQGASFTSNPVFNVVNSKPTSLSNVPRRMSNSNVSAIQPSNGSTNSASFQFAGSTISTTASKSTQSSSTGGSFTFSNTGVGSSAASNVFVSISQSVVSPSLASSGTGNSSAPFGFSPPFGIASSSAAMDKSKAVSSSTPFNFSQKFETATQDKSKTVSSSNPFSSSQQFGIASSAALDKSKAVGSSTPFGFSQQYGMASSSTAQDISKSVSAEPTVHFGNQNGHSANSSSLFTQSSVNNLSFKSSQMSNNGSSQSSADSQVGSAPLCSSNASSLFPQATGSGSTSVAATALPSSATSSGFGSSSASSTSPMFGSQLTTSVPSSFGMPNTGPATSLFSPTPSAVFSFTSSTPSIPNPSPTTPFGGPTFPATSPFGLPSSSPSTPTFSTPATQLASNTSFGLPSSLPSTPTFNTPATQFASNTSSSPGVFGFGQQSQASTGGFSMGTGGGGNDKSGRRIIRAKRRK, encoded by the exons ATGGAGCCCCGGGGCTATGACTACGGCGGCAGCTCGGGCGCAGGCGGcaagatccgccgccgccctccctctcGCACTGCCGCCACCTCTCCCTACGCGCGCCCCGCCCCCGCTCCTTCgccggtcgcggcggcggcttcgccgGGCAGCGGGTGGTTATCCCGGATCATCGCCGCCGGCACCTCTCGCCTTCTCCCTTCCTTATTCCGCAAGCCGCCGCCCCAGCTTaccgcgccggccccgccgcctcctcctcagcTCACCGCGCCggccccttcgccgccgccagagCTGGTCGGGGAGTCGCCGTCGCGCGTCTGGTTGCCCGAGACGCGCCGGGAGGCGCTGGACGCGCTGCCCTCGTCACTGCCTCCACCGTTAG AGGATGATCTTCCAGAAGGTGAAGAAAACATTGAAGCCATCGCCAATGAT AATCTATGCACTCAAGGTCCTCAAAATCCTGCCAAGGAAAAAGAAGACATGCTGAGAAATTCTGAAAACCATCGTGGTATGGATCTTGAAGAATTATTGAAGCAGAAAACTTTTACAAG GAGCGAATTTGAACATTTGTCCAAGTTGTTATGGTCTAGAACTGTTGGATCAAGTTCATTGAAGCCAGAAGATGGTAGCATTAGGAAAATGCCTATTTCTGAGCAGGAAAATGGATCCAGACGCCCCAGCTTACCTGTTGATTTCTCCATCAGAACATACAGTGTTTCT GACCAAGTTGCCTCGCCAGCAGAAATTGCGAAAGCATATATGGGTTCAAAATCTTCTAAAGGGTCTCCTCTACGTCTTAGATTGCATGATCCCTCTATGACTATCACATCAATTGAAGGTAGTATGATACAAAAAGTTAAACCTCCCACAATCCCACTTCTCCAAAGATCAAGATTGCAAACATCCAAAATTTCTGATCGTCTTGAAAGCAACAATACAACTCCGAATAGATCGGCAATCTACAAAATGTCATCATCTCCTTATTTTAAG AGTGGTGTTTCATCGAAGGATTTATTTACTACTGTATCTTCGCCTTATTATACTCCGAGTAGTGTTCATACTTTTGGCAGGCAG GTCTTGAAGAGAAAGAGTGCTATCCAAAATGAGATGGTATCTGCTGGTCCTGTGTGCAGAGTGCATCAAAGATTTAACAGAACATCACCTCTGTTGGAAACACGGCCAGGTTACCGTAGATATCATGGAGGCCATGGAAGCCAACTTGATGAAGGTTCTAAGCAATTGGCACGAACTCAAAAGCGTCGTTGTTTGGATAAAGTTGGTGATGCAACTCTTGGCAGCTTAGACGACAAAGCTCACGCGAACAGTTTCGGTCAGGCTCCAGTGCAGTCAGCTGAGATGGCTGCTAATATACTGAAGCAGCTTGACACATTAGTTCCTGCACAGAAGGAAAACATGTCAGAACTCAAACAGAAACATGGAAATGCTGTAGATTTCGGGAATCTTATTTCTCCAGAAAAAGAAGCATCAGAACAGAATATCCAGTTGGGACCTCCATCTGTTAAGGATACACCGGCTGTAGTGACTGAAAAGACTGTTGATGCTACAAACAAGTGTGATAGTGAAAAGGCTCCAACATGTTCATTGAGAAGCCATCCTCCTAATCTGGTATTACCGAGTGAAAATAACCGAAACAAAATGTCAATTCCATCAAATGGTTTTACCTTCCCCATCCAAGCTGGCCTTGGTACCCACTCTGTGGCCCCTCCAACACCTACATTGGCATCTCCACCTATACTGCCTGTTGAGAAGCAGCAATCTTCAGCAGTATTGGTTGCAACTACTTCCATGGAAAGTCATATCAG GATTTCGCAATCTCTTAAAGAAGAAGGGTCAATGTTGCATAAAGTTGACGACAAATTAAATGCAGATAATAAACCAGTGCCTTCTAAGAATTCTGGGCAAGGTGCATCTTTCACAAGTAACCCTGTATTTAATGTTGTCAATTCGAAGCCTACATCCTTAAGCAATGTCCCTAGGCGTATGTCAAACTCTAATGTCTCAGCTATACAACCTTCTAATGGATCAACCAACTCAGCTTCGTTTCAATTTGCTGGATCTACCATCTCCACCACAGCTTCAAAGTCTACACAGAGTAGTTCAACTGGAGGCAGTTTTACTTTCTCCAATACTGGTGTGGGTAGTTCGGCGGCCTCAAATGTTTTTGTGAGCATTTCTCAATCTGTTGTGTCACCATCATTGGCATCATCTGGTACAGGAAACTCCAGTGCCCCTTTTGGATTCTCTCCACCCTTTGGGATTGCTAGCTCATCAGCTGCTATGGACAAATCTAAAGCAGTAAGCAGCAGTACCCCTTTTAATTTCTCCCAGAAGTTTGAAACTGCAACCCAGGACAAATCCAAAACAGTGAGCAGTAGTAACCCTTTTAGTTCCTCCCAGCAGTTTGGCATTGCAAGTTCTGCAGCTCTGGACAAATCCAAAGCAGTAGGCAGCAGTACCCCATTTGGCTTCTCCCAgcagtatggcatggcaagttCTTCAACTGCTCAGGATATATCCAAGTCTGTCTCTGCTGAACCCACAGTTCATTTTGGGAATCAGAATGGCCATTCGGCAAATAGTAGTTCACTGTTCACGCAGAGTTCAGTGAATAATTTGAGCTTCAAGTCTTCACAGATGTCAAATAATGGTAGCTCGCAAAGTTCTGCAGATTCACAAGTTGGTTCGGCACCTTTGTGTTCTAGTAACGCAAGCTCTCTATTTCCTCAGGCCACTGGTTCTGGTTCTACTTCTGTGGCTGCGACTGCTCTGCCATCTTCTGCTACAAGCTCAGGTTTTGGGTCCAGTTCAGCATCGTCAACATCACCAATGTTTGGCAGCCAATTGACTACATCTGTTCCGTCTTCATTTGGCATGCCAAATACTGGCCCTGCTACTTCACTTTTCAGTCCAACCCCAAGCGCTGTATTCTCATTCACTTCATCGACTCCTTCAATACCAAATCCATCTCCCACCACACCATTTGGTGGCCCTACTTTTCCGGCAACTTCACCTTTTGGCTTGCCAAGCAGCTCGCCATCAACTCCAACTTTCAGTACTCCTGCAACTCAGTTAGCTTCCAATACATCGTTTGGCTTGCCAAGCAGCTTGCCATCAACTCCAACTTTCAATACTCCTGCAACTCAGTTTGCTTCCAATACATCGTCCTCACCTGGAGTTTTTGGGTTTGGTCAGCAGAGTCAAGCTTCTACAGGTGGTTTCTCAATGGgcactggtggtggtggcaatGACAAGTCCGGCAGAAGAATTATCAGAGCTAAGAGAAGGAAATGA